From a region of the Hemibagrus wyckioides isolate EC202008001 linkage group LG06, SWU_Hwy_1.0, whole genome shotgun sequence genome:
- the nek1 gene encoding serine/threonine-protein kinase Nek1 isoform X5, translated as MDKYEKVKKIGEGSFGKAILVKSREDGHQYVIKEIGISRMSNKERQESRKEVAVLANMSHPNIVQYKESFEENGCLYIVMDYCEGGDLFKKINNQKGLFPEEQILDWFVQICLALKHVHDRKILHRDIKSQNIFLTKDGTIQLGDFGIARVLNSTVELARTCIGTPYYLSPEICENKPYNNKSDIWALGCVLYEMCTLKHAFEAGNMKNLVLNIIRGSYPPVSVHYSQDLRALLGQLFKRNPRERPSVSAILDKPFLARRIQKFLSPQLIAQEFSQSLLVKHPKISVAQGVPAKHPVPGPASITPAQKFSKPAAKYGVPLTARRPADAVRKPADAVRKAVERKPGVKLKQDGVRKKRMELMERERKQREQMFLLKAAQVKRFEREKLNRINRAREQGWRNVLSSSGGSSPERKFFGGGGGGVPPTPVPIPSPLPGPVHVPPSLPGSVPGPKAVEAGIPAKAAKDPGMPNGHTGLSDHHSVKSQARRTSLQNESVTKNDYANRLRAQVAAERAKQVQEFLQRKQEALLNKVRAEGQLGARQNLATIFASRTNSSRSRRPRVNKEEEEYLARLRQIRLQNFNERQQIKARLRGEKPDSECSDSQESCEELELRRKKIEALKAQSKARAAILKEQLEKKRREAYEKEKKAWEEHLVARGVKVDLGPPKAAAPPQPDHAPQDAITKAMPTSRPTTPAISMTAALKDVGVTASEQKSPIKEDPAKPEASDVQNERKEILRRLNHNLMAHPSKEVDEQETTPVLTEPGPTPQPCQPVTDERPQTGGDRRRWETGAPPVLSVAPYTLEDTCSTMAVSQTASLEASPVCGDRKKWQPGDVPLAVAHQTLEDTSITTAEQTTGEVIPMEAWQGEGRKVWGQTPVSQVLKILEEAELQPLTQCLDNSSICDHKHTESLNPTLGPSDDPDGVTLGPYPQPSQAVIDQNQEEQVMVSQVQDQPAISPDQKKVVIEQVQGQHGPDQEKQAITDQDLHQHTSSDQDQDQHIAAIYQDHEKVCPKAPSDTEVISSQELKPDSSHESIPDDKGTDETDEVECLVLEADLPQTSKHPAEVVNAWGQKTHQPGPEEGSAALLEKQNEDQTLGAEDEQQVGVTVPGDAAFVKLSCSPAHRRAVALSTMSVQSSVEDTSSSLASRSRSVSPLRRHEDALLIGLSTGLFDANNPKMLRTCSLPDLSKIFSGSTEPDGASAHDNNLEIEDLEDKEDEQSDTDISFHLSAYEDEDLRELRASMERLLQQQRSDDDDDDEDDEEGSPMEGTLKSAAAVEQDDDNPENSPEEEASNGHDAEEDEEQNSESKLNEEWQSDDSEEEGRSDLEQQDSIFSRLEELRFHLEQAMGFEHFIQAYNKIKAIIEDEDKSIAVGSNMVQSILGPEHQHLYPKILHLVMADGAYEEDNDE; from the exons ATGGATAAAtatgagaaggtgaagaagaTCGGGGAGGGCTCGTTCGGGAAGGCCATCCTGGTAAAGTCCAGGGAGGATGGTCACCAGTATGTCATCAAGGAGATCGGCATCTCCAGG ATGTCtaataaagagagacaggagTCACGCAAAGAAGTGGCCGTGTTGGCTAACATGAGTCACCCCAACATTGTGCAGTACAAGGAGTCATTTGAAG AGAACGGCTGCTTGTATATAGTGATGGACTACTGTGAAGGAGGCGACCTGTTTAAGAAGATCAATAACCAGAAAGGACTTTTCCCTGAGGAACAG ATTCTTGACTGGTTTGTACAGATCTGCCTGGCACTCAAACACGTACACGATCGTAAGATCCTTCACAGGGACATCAAGTCACAG AATATTTTCCTGACTAAAGATGGTACAATACAGCTAGGGGACTTTGGGATCGCCAGAGTTTTAAACAG tACCGTGGAGCTGGCCAGGACCTGCATCGGCACGCCTTACTATCTTTCCCCTGAGATCTGTGAAAATAAACCGTACAACAATAAAAG TGATATTTGGGCCTTGGGATGTGTCCTGTATGAAATGTGCACACTTAAGCATGCT tTCGAAGCCGGGAACATGAAGAATTTGGTGCTGAACATCATCCGAGGTTCATATCCCCCAGTGTCGGTGCATTACTCTCAGGACCTGCGGGCTCTCTTAGGCCAGCTTTTCAAACGCAACCCGAGGGAGAGACCCTCTGTCAGTGCGATACTGGACAAGCCATTTCTCGCCCGCAGAATCCAGAAGTTTCTCTCTCCACag CTCATTGCTCAGGAATTCAGCCAATCTCTTCTcgtcaaacatcccaaaataagtGTCGCCCAGGGAGTAccag CCAAACACCCAGTCCCTGGTCCAGCATCTATTACCCCTGCCCAGAAATTCAGCAAGCCAGCTGCTAAATACGGAGTGCCTTTAACAGCCAGGAGACCTGCCGACGCTGTCCGGAAACCGGCCGACGCTGTCAGGAAAGCTGTCGAGAGGAAACCCGGGGTCAAACTCAAACAG GACGGTGTGAGGAAGAAACGGATGGagctgatggagagagagaggaaacagcgAGAGCAG ATGTTTCTCTTGAAGGCTGCTCAGGTGAAAAGATTCGAGAGGGAAAAG CTTAATAGGATCAACCGTGCACGAGAGCAAGGCTGGAGGAACGTTTTAAGCTCCAGTGGAGGCAGTAGCCCAGAGAGGAAG TTttttggtggtggaggtggtggagtCCCTCCTACTCCGGTACCAATCCCCTCTCCTCTTCCTGGACCTGTCCATGTTCCGCCTTCACTGCCAGGCTCAGTCCCAGGACCCAAAGCTGTAGAGGCTGGCATCCCTGCAAA GGCTGCAAAAGACCCAGGCATGCCTAACGGACACACAGGCCTATCGGATCATCACTCTGTCAAGAGCCAGGCACGGAGGACAAGTCTCCAAAATGAGAGCGTGACAAAAAATGACTATGCAAACAG GCTGCGAGCTCAGGTAGCAGCAGAGAGAGCCAAACAGGTGCAGGAATTCCTGCAACGCAAGCAAGAAGCCCTGCTCAATAAAGTCCGTGCCGAAGGCCAGCTG GGGGCCCGGCAAAACCTGGCCACCATCTTTGCGAGTCGGACAAACTCATCCCGAAGCAGGAGACCCAGGGTCAACAAAGAGGAGGAG GAGTACTTGGCACGGCTGAGACAGATCAGGCTGCAGAACTTTAACGAACGCCAGCAGATTAAAGCTCGTCTCAGAGGAGAGAAG CCTGACAGTGAGTGTTCAGACAGTCAGGAGTCCTGTGAGGAGTTAGAGCTCAGGAGGAAAAAGATCGAAGCTCTGAAG GCTCAGTCAAAGGCCCGTGCAGCTATCCTGAAAGAGCAGCTAGAGAAGAAACGGAGAGAGGCTTacgagaaagaaaagaaagcatgGGAAGAGCAT CTCGTCGCTCGAGGAGTAAAGGTTGACCTCGGACCACCGAAAGCAGCTGCGCCTCCTCAGCCTGACCACGCCCCTCAGGATGCCATCACTAAAGCCATGCCCACTTCTAGACCCACCACCCCAGCCATTTCTATGACTGCAGCGCTGAAGGATGTGGGCGTG ACTGCATCTGAGCAGAAATCCCCTATAAAGGAAGATCCAGCAAAACCCGAAGCATCAGATGTTCAG AATGAGAGAAAGGAGATTCTGCGCAGACTGAATCATAATTTAATGGCTCACCCATCTAAGGAAGTGGACGAGCAAGAGACAACACCGGTTCTCACTGAACCAGGTCCCACCCCACAGCCCTGCCAGCCAGTCACAGACGAGAGACCACAAACTGGAGGTGATAGACGCAGATGGGAGACTGGAGCTCctcctgtactctcagtagcACCGTACACTCTGGAGGACACGTGTAGCACTATGGCAG TGTCTCAGACGGCATCGTTGGAGGCGAGTCCTGTCTGTGGTGACAGGAAGAAGTGGCAGCCCGGTGATGTCCCGCTTGCTGTGGCTCATCAGACTCTGGAGGACACCAGTATCACTACAGCAG AACAAACAACAGGTGAGGTCATTCCTATGGAGGCCTGGCAAGGGGAGGGGAGGAAAGTATGGGGACAGACCCCAGTTTCACAAGTTTTGAAAATCCTCGAGGAGGCTGAACTCCAGCCACTCACCCAGTGCCTGGACAACAGCAGCATTTGTGACCACAAGCACACTG AAAGCCTTAACCCTACACTGGGGCCTTCAGATGATCCTGATGGAGTTACATTGGGGCCTTACCCTCAGCCAAGCCAAGCTGTCATTGACCAAAACCAGGAAGAGCAAGTCATGGTCAGCCAGGTTCAGGATCAACCTGCTATTTCCCCGGATCAGAAAAAAGTTGTCATTGAGCAGGTCCAAGGTCAGCATGGCCCAGATCAGGAGAAACAAGCTATAACTGACCAAGACCTACATCAGCACACTTCCAGTGACCAGGACCAAGATCAGCACATTGCTGCCATTTATCAGGACCATGAGAAAGTGTGTCCAAAGGCTCCATCAGACACAGAAGTAATCAGCAGTCAAGAGCTTAAACCAGACTCCTCACATGAGAGTATCCCTGATGATAAAGGTACCGACG AAACAGATGAAGTAGAGTGTTTAGTTCTGGAGGCGGACCTTCCACAAACTTCCAAACATCCTGCAGAAGTGGTAAATGCTTGGGGACAGAAGACTCACCAACCTGG GCCAGAAGAGGGCAGTGCAGCACTGCTGGAGAAGCAAAACGAAGATCAGACGCTAGGTGCAGAGGATGAACAGCAAGTTGGAGTTACAG tgccTGGCGATGCTGCCTTTGTGAAGTTGAGCTGTAGTCCAGCGCACAGACGTGCAGTGGCACTGTCCACCATGTCTGTCCAGTCCTCAGTGGAAGACACGTCATCTTCGCTCGCCTCCCGCTCACGCTCTGTGTCGCCTCTACGCCGCCACGAAGATGCACTTTTGATCGGTCTCTCCACCGGCCTTTTTGATGCCAACAACCCTAAG ATGCTGAGGACATGCTCTCTACCAGATCTCAGCAAAATCTTTAGCGGCTCTACAGAACCTGATGGTGCCTCCGCCCATGACAACAATCTGGAGATAGAAGACCTGGAGGACAAAGAGGATGAGCAGTCTGACACAGA TATTTCTTTCCATCTCAGTGCATACGAGGATGAAGATCTCCGAGAGCTCCGAGCCTCTATGGAGAGGCTGCTTCAACAGCAACGGAGTGATGACGATGACGACGACGAAGACGACGAGGAGGGCAGTCCGATGGAGGGTACCTTGAAGAGTGCAGCAGCCGTGGAGCAGGATGATGACAATCCTGAGAACAGTCCTGAAGAAGAGGCCAGTAATGGGCATGACgcagaggaggatgaagagcaGAACAGCGAGAGCAAGCTTAACGAGGAGTGGCAGTCGG ATGACAGTGAGGAAGAGGGGAGGAGTGATTTGGAGCAGCAAGACAGCATATTCAGCCGTCTGGAAGAGCTGCGTTTTCATCTGGAGCAGGCCATGGGCTTTGAGCACTTCATCCAAGCCTACAACAAGATCAAG
- the nek1 gene encoding serine/threonine-protein kinase Nek1 isoform X8, protein MKNLVLNIIRGSYPPVSVHYSQDLRALLGQLFKRNPRERPSVSAILDKPFLARRIQKFLSPQLIAQEFSQSLLVKHPKISVAQGVPAKHPVPGPASITPAQKFSKPAAKYGVPLTARRPADAVRKPADAVRKAVERKPGVKLKQASPSAAVQRRMRRVEEERRKHEDGVRKKRMELMERERKQREQMFLLKAAQVKRFEREKLNRINRAREQGWRNVLSSSGGSSPERKFFGGGGGGVPPTPVPIPSPLPGPVHVPPSLPGSVPGPKAVEAGIPAKAAKDPGMPNGHTGLSDHHSVKSQARRTSLQNESVTKNDYANRLRAQVAAERAKQVQEFLQRKQEALLNKVRAEGQLGARQNLATIFASRTNSSRSRRPRVNKEEEEYLARLRQIRLQNFNERQQIKARLRGEKPDSECSDSQESCEELELRRKKIEALKAQSKARAAILKEQLEKKRREAYEKEKKAWEEHLVARGVKVDLGPPKAAAPPQPDHAPQDAITKAMPTSRPTTPAISMTAALKDVGVTASEQKSPIKEDPAKPEASDVQNERKEILRRLNHNLMAHPSKEVDEQETTPVLTEPGPTPQPCQPVTDERPQTGGDRRRWETGAPPVLSVAPYTLEDTCSTMAVSQTASLEASPVCGDRKKWQPGDVPLAVAHQTLEDTSITTAEQTTGEVIPMEAWQGEGRKVWGQTPVSQVLKILEEAELQPLTQCLDNSSICDHKHTESLNPTLGPSDDPDGVTLGPYPQPSQAVIDQNQEEQVMVSQVQDQPAISPDQKKVVIEQVQGQHGPDQEKQAITDQDLHQHTSSDQDQDQHIAAIYQDHEKVCPKAPSDTEVISSQELKPDSSHESIPDDKGTDETDEVECLVLEADLPQTSKHPAEVVNAWGQKTHQPGPEEGSAALLEKQNEDQTLGAEDEQQVGVTVPGDAAFVKLSCSPAHRRAVALSTMSVQSSVEDTSSSLASRSRSVSPLRRHEDALLIGLSTGLFDANNPKMLRTCSLPDLSKIFSGSTEPDGASAHDNNLEIEDLEDKEDEQSDTDISFHLSAYEDEDLRELRASMERLLQQQRSDDDDDDEDDEEGSPMEGTLKSAAAVEQDDDNPENSPEEEASNGHDAEEDEEQNSESKLNEEWQSDDSEEEGRSDLEQQDSIFSRLEELRFHLEQAMGFEHFIQAYNKIKAIIEDEDKSIAVGSNMVQSILGPEHQHLYPKILHLVMADGAYEEDNDE, encoded by the exons ATGAAGAATTTGGTGCTGAACATCATCCGAGGTTCATATCCCCCAGTGTCGGTGCATTACTCTCAGGACCTGCGGGCTCTCTTAGGCCAGCTTTTCAAACGCAACCCGAGGGAGAGACCCTCTGTCAGTGCGATACTGGACAAGCCATTTCTCGCCCGCAGAATCCAGAAGTTTCTCTCTCCACag CTCATTGCTCAGGAATTCAGCCAATCTCTTCTcgtcaaacatcccaaaataagtGTCGCCCAGGGAGTAccag CCAAACACCCAGTCCCTGGTCCAGCATCTATTACCCCTGCCCAGAAATTCAGCAAGCCAGCTGCTAAATACGGAGTGCCTTTAACAGCCAGGAGACCTGCCGACGCTGTCCGGAAACCGGCCGACGCTGTCAGGAAAGCTGTCGAGAGGAAACCCGGGGTCAAACTCAAACAG GCTTCCCCTTCAGCAGCAGTTCAGAGGAGAATGAGGCgagtggaggaggagaggaggaagcaTGAG GACGGTGTGAGGAAGAAACGGATGGagctgatggagagagagaggaaacagcgAGAGCAG ATGTTTCTCTTGAAGGCTGCTCAGGTGAAAAGATTCGAGAGGGAAAAG CTTAATAGGATCAACCGTGCACGAGAGCAAGGCTGGAGGAACGTTTTAAGCTCCAGTGGAGGCAGTAGCCCAGAGAGGAAG TTttttggtggtggaggtggtggagtCCCTCCTACTCCGGTACCAATCCCCTCTCCTCTTCCTGGACCTGTCCATGTTCCGCCTTCACTGCCAGGCTCAGTCCCAGGACCCAAAGCTGTAGAGGCTGGCATCCCTGCAAA GGCTGCAAAAGACCCAGGCATGCCTAACGGACACACAGGCCTATCGGATCATCACTCTGTCAAGAGCCAGGCACGGAGGACAAGTCTCCAAAATGAGAGCGTGACAAAAAATGACTATGCAAACAG GCTGCGAGCTCAGGTAGCAGCAGAGAGAGCCAAACAGGTGCAGGAATTCCTGCAACGCAAGCAAGAAGCCCTGCTCAATAAAGTCCGTGCCGAAGGCCAGCTG GGGGCCCGGCAAAACCTGGCCACCATCTTTGCGAGTCGGACAAACTCATCCCGAAGCAGGAGACCCAGGGTCAACAAAGAGGAGGAG GAGTACTTGGCACGGCTGAGACAGATCAGGCTGCAGAACTTTAACGAACGCCAGCAGATTAAAGCTCGTCTCAGAGGAGAGAAG CCTGACAGTGAGTGTTCAGACAGTCAGGAGTCCTGTGAGGAGTTAGAGCTCAGGAGGAAAAAGATCGAAGCTCTGAAG GCTCAGTCAAAGGCCCGTGCAGCTATCCTGAAAGAGCAGCTAGAGAAGAAACGGAGAGAGGCTTacgagaaagaaaagaaagcatgGGAAGAGCAT CTCGTCGCTCGAGGAGTAAAGGTTGACCTCGGACCACCGAAAGCAGCTGCGCCTCCTCAGCCTGACCACGCCCCTCAGGATGCCATCACTAAAGCCATGCCCACTTCTAGACCCACCACCCCAGCCATTTCTATGACTGCAGCGCTGAAGGATGTGGGCGTG ACTGCATCTGAGCAGAAATCCCCTATAAAGGAAGATCCAGCAAAACCCGAAGCATCAGATGTTCAG AATGAGAGAAAGGAGATTCTGCGCAGACTGAATCATAATTTAATGGCTCACCCATCTAAGGAAGTGGACGAGCAAGAGACAACACCGGTTCTCACTGAACCAGGTCCCACCCCACAGCCCTGCCAGCCAGTCACAGACGAGAGACCACAAACTGGAGGTGATAGACGCAGATGGGAGACTGGAGCTCctcctgtactctcagtagcACCGTACACTCTGGAGGACACGTGTAGCACTATGGCAG TGTCTCAGACGGCATCGTTGGAGGCGAGTCCTGTCTGTGGTGACAGGAAGAAGTGGCAGCCCGGTGATGTCCCGCTTGCTGTGGCTCATCAGACTCTGGAGGACACCAGTATCACTACAGCAG AACAAACAACAGGTGAGGTCATTCCTATGGAGGCCTGGCAAGGGGAGGGGAGGAAAGTATGGGGACAGACCCCAGTTTCACAAGTTTTGAAAATCCTCGAGGAGGCTGAACTCCAGCCACTCACCCAGTGCCTGGACAACAGCAGCATTTGTGACCACAAGCACACTG AAAGCCTTAACCCTACACTGGGGCCTTCAGATGATCCTGATGGAGTTACATTGGGGCCTTACCCTCAGCCAAGCCAAGCTGTCATTGACCAAAACCAGGAAGAGCAAGTCATGGTCAGCCAGGTTCAGGATCAACCTGCTATTTCCCCGGATCAGAAAAAAGTTGTCATTGAGCAGGTCCAAGGTCAGCATGGCCCAGATCAGGAGAAACAAGCTATAACTGACCAAGACCTACATCAGCACACTTCCAGTGACCAGGACCAAGATCAGCACATTGCTGCCATTTATCAGGACCATGAGAAAGTGTGTCCAAAGGCTCCATCAGACACAGAAGTAATCAGCAGTCAAGAGCTTAAACCAGACTCCTCACATGAGAGTATCCCTGATGATAAAGGTACCGACG AAACAGATGAAGTAGAGTGTTTAGTTCTGGAGGCGGACCTTCCACAAACTTCCAAACATCCTGCAGAAGTGGTAAATGCTTGGGGACAGAAGACTCACCAACCTGG GCCAGAAGAGGGCAGTGCAGCACTGCTGGAGAAGCAAAACGAAGATCAGACGCTAGGTGCAGAGGATGAACAGCAAGTTGGAGTTACAG tgccTGGCGATGCTGCCTTTGTGAAGTTGAGCTGTAGTCCAGCGCACAGACGTGCAGTGGCACTGTCCACCATGTCTGTCCAGTCCTCAGTGGAAGACACGTCATCTTCGCTCGCCTCCCGCTCACGCTCTGTGTCGCCTCTACGCCGCCACGAAGATGCACTTTTGATCGGTCTCTCCACCGGCCTTTTTGATGCCAACAACCCTAAG ATGCTGAGGACATGCTCTCTACCAGATCTCAGCAAAATCTTTAGCGGCTCTACAGAACCTGATGGTGCCTCCGCCCATGACAACAATCTGGAGATAGAAGACCTGGAGGACAAAGAGGATGAGCAGTCTGACACAGA TATTTCTTTCCATCTCAGTGCATACGAGGATGAAGATCTCCGAGAGCTCCGAGCCTCTATGGAGAGGCTGCTTCAACAGCAACGGAGTGATGACGATGACGACGACGAAGACGACGAGGAGGGCAGTCCGATGGAGGGTACCTTGAAGAGTGCAGCAGCCGTGGAGCAGGATGATGACAATCCTGAGAACAGTCCTGAAGAAGAGGCCAGTAATGGGCATGACgcagaggaggatgaagagcaGAACAGCGAGAGCAAGCTTAACGAGGAGTGGCAGTCGG ATGACAGTGAGGAAGAGGGGAGGAGTGATTTGGAGCAGCAAGACAGCATATTCAGCCGTCTGGAAGAGCTGCGTTTTCATCTGGAGCAGGCCATGGGCTTTGAGCACTTCATCCAAGCCTACAACAAGATCAAG